One Pseudomonas rhizophila DNA window includes the following coding sequences:
- a CDS encoding lytic murein transglycosylase, which yields MPFCLSRRWPLRQLIAATSVVLLVACAEKPTAADAQPLKTVPAVPAPAIVPPVVPTGDNLVIAPTQTFAEWQAGFRKQALAAGIRADLFDRAFIGVSPDMSVIKADRSQPEFSRPVWEYLDGALSPLRVRRGQTLVQQHADILQSIEQRYGVDRQALVAVWGMESNFGQFQGTKSVINSLATLAYEGRRPGFAHAQLIAALQILQDGDIAPEKMLGSWAGAMGQTQFIPTTYNTHAVDFDGDGRRDIWGSATDALASTAHYLQSSGWQRGQPWGFEVQLKEGFDYPLADGAIRKPVSEWLQLGVSLPNGSQVPAGAEHLSAALLLPAGYRGPAFLVLDNFRAILKYNNSSSYALAVSLLSERFAGAGLISGQWPKDDLPLSRSERFELQTLLGKHNFDAGTPDGIIGANTRKAIRSAQQSFGWPADGYPTHKLLEGLRNR from the coding sequence ATGCCCTTTTGTCTTTCCCGTCGTTGGCCCCTGCGCCAATTGATTGCAGCCACAAGCGTCGTTCTGCTTGTCGCCTGCGCAGAAAAACCTACCGCCGCCGACGCCCAACCGCTCAAGACCGTCCCTGCCGTGCCTGCTCCTGCCATCGTGCCGCCCGTGGTCCCGACCGGTGACAACCTGGTCATCGCCCCCACGCAAACTTTCGCCGAATGGCAAGCCGGGTTTCGCAAGCAAGCCCTGGCCGCGGGAATCCGTGCCGACCTGTTTGATCGCGCCTTTATCGGCGTCAGCCCGGACATGAGCGTCATCAAAGCCGACCGCAGCCAGCCGGAATTCAGCCGTCCGGTGTGGGAATACCTCGATGGAGCGCTGTCGCCGCTGCGAGTACGCCGGGGCCAGACACTGGTCCAACAGCATGCCGACATCCTGCAAAGCATCGAGCAGCGCTATGGCGTCGACCGCCAAGCCTTGGTTGCGGTGTGGGGCATGGAAAGCAACTTCGGTCAGTTCCAGGGCACCAAGTCGGTGATCAACTCCCTGGCGACTCTGGCCTATGAAGGGCGGCGCCCGGGGTTTGCCCATGCGCAGCTGATCGCCGCACTGCAGATCCTGCAAGACGGCGACATCGCTCCGGAAAAAATGCTCGGTTCCTGGGCCGGAGCCATGGGCCAGACCCAGTTCATTCCCACCACGTACAACACCCACGCGGTGGATTTCGATGGTGACGGCCGCCGCGATATCTGGGGCAGCGCCACCGACGCCCTGGCCTCGACCGCGCACTACCTGCAAAGCTCTGGCTGGCAGCGCGGACAGCCGTGGGGCTTCGAGGTACAGCTCAAAGAAGGGTTCGACTACCCGCTGGCCGACGGCGCGATCCGCAAACCCGTCTCCGAATGGCTGCAACTGGGCGTCAGCCTGCCCAACGGCAGCCAGGTCCCAGCCGGCGCCGAACACTTGTCGGCAGCCCTGCTGCTGCCGGCCGGCTATCGCGGGCCGGCTTTCCTGGTGCTCGATAACTTCCGCGCCATCCTCAAGTACAACAATTCCTCGTCGTACGCCCTGGCGGTGAGTTTGCTGTCAGAACGCTTCGCCGGCGCGGGGCTGATCAGCGGGCAATGGCCAAAGGACGATCTGCCCTTGAGCCGTAGCGAGCGCTTCGAACTGCAAACCTTGCTGGGCAAACACAACTTCGACGCCGGCACGCCCGACGGCATCATCGGCGCCAACACCCGCAAGGCCATACGCAGCGCCCAGCAGTCGTTCGGCTGGCCCGCGGATGGTTATCCGACGCACAAGCTGCTGGAAGGGTTGCGTAACCGCTAG
- the arfA gene encoding alternative ribosome rescue factor ArfA encodes MSKKPSKHGPNKAKSIIAQPLFRSRQERPAKGKGSYRREAFQSDNWEASCFVAA; translated from the coding sequence ATGAGCAAAAAGCCATCCAAGCATGGCCCCAACAAGGCCAAATCCATCATCGCCCAGCCCCTGTTCCGCAGCCGCCAGGAACGACCCGCCAAGGGCAAAGGCAGCTACCGCCGCGAAGCCTTCCAGTCTGACAACTGGGAGGCTTCTTGCTTTGTGGCGGCTTGA
- the holA gene encoding DNA polymerase III subunit delta, with protein sequence MKLAPAQLGKHLQGALAPVYIISGDDPLLCQEAADAIRSAARQQGFDERQVFAADASFDWGTLLQAGASMSLFAEKRLLELRLPSGKPGDKGAAALIEYCSRPAEDTVLLISLPKLDGSAQKTKWGKALVEGQQTQFVQIWPVDVSQLPSWIRQRLSQAGLSASQDAVELIAARVEGNLLAAAQEIEKLKLMAEGGQITVETVQAAVADSARFDVFGLTDAILNGEAAHALRMLEGLRGEGVEPPVILWALARELRLLANLSLQYSQGVPLDKAFSQARPPVWDKRKPLMSKALQRYSAPRWAQLLLEAQRIDAQIKGQAAGSPWMSLSRLSLLMAGQRLPLPAE encoded by the coding sequence ATGAAGCTCGCTCCCGCCCAACTCGGCAAACACCTGCAAGGCGCCCTCGCGCCGGTCTACATCATCAGTGGCGATGATCCGCTGCTGTGCCAGGAAGCCGCCGACGCCATTCGCTCTGCCGCCCGTCAGCAAGGCTTCGACGAACGCCAGGTGTTCGCCGCCGACGCCAGTTTCGACTGGGGCACGCTGTTGCAGGCTGGGGCGAGCATGTCGCTGTTCGCGGAAAAACGCCTGCTGGAACTGCGCTTGCCATCCGGCAAACCCGGTGACAAGGGCGCCGCCGCGCTGATCGAATATTGCTCACGGCCGGCTGAAGACACGGTGTTGCTCATCAGCCTGCCAAAACTCGACGGCAGCGCGCAAAAAACCAAATGGGGCAAGGCCCTGGTTGAAGGTCAGCAGACCCAGTTCGTACAGATCTGGCCGGTGGACGTCAGCCAGTTGCCCAGCTGGATCCGCCAGCGCCTGTCCCAGGCCGGCTTATCGGCCAGCCAGGATGCGGTGGAACTGATCGCCGCCCGGGTCGAAGGCAACCTGCTGGCCGCCGCTCAGGAAATCGAAAAACTCAAGCTGATGGCCGAGGGCGGGCAGATCACCGTGGAAACGGTACAGGCCGCCGTGGCCGACAGTGCGCGTTTCGATGTGTTCGGGCTGACCGATGCGATCCTCAACGGTGAAGCCGCCCACGCCCTGCGCATGCTCGAGGGCTTGCGGGGCGAAGGCGTCGAGCCTCCGGTGATCCTCTGGGCTCTGGCCCGAGAGTTACGCCTGCTGGCCAACCTCTCATTGCAATACAGCCAGGGTGTACCGTTGGACAAGGCTTTCAGCCAAGCCCGTCCGCCGGTGTGGGACAAACGCAAGCCGCTGATGAGCAAGGCCCTGCAACGCTACTCGGCACCGCGCTGGGCACAACTGCTGCTCGAAGCCCAGCGCATCGATGCGCAGATCAAAGGTCAGGCGGCAGGGTCGCCATGGATGAGCCTGAGCCGCTTGTCGCTGTTGATGGCTGGGCAGCGACTCCCTTTGCCCGCTGAGTAG
- the lptE gene encoding LPS assembly lipoprotein LptE: MIKRNLLVMGLAVLLSACGFQLRGTGTTELAITELDLSARDAYGETVKMLRDSLENSGVKVYNGAPYKLVLTSEQQSQRSLSYAGAGRSAEYELNNVLSYEIRGQNNLVLLDDKLQVQKVYLHDGNNITGSDQESSEVRVEMRRDLVQRMMLRLQQLSPAQLDQLQQTADARAKAEADALEAARKAEAETPQQSPMQIPSE; encoded by the coding sequence ATGATCAAACGTAATCTGCTGGTAATGGGCCTGGCGGTCCTGTTGAGCGCCTGCGGCTTCCAGCTGCGCGGCACCGGCACCACCGAGCTGGCCATCACGGAGCTGGACCTCAGCGCCCGGGACGCTTATGGCGAGACCGTGAAGATGCTGCGCGACTCACTGGAAAACAGCGGCGTGAAGGTCTACAACGGCGCGCCGTACAAACTGGTGCTGACCAGTGAACAGCAAAGCCAGCGCAGTCTGAGTTACGCCGGTGCCGGTCGCTCGGCCGAGTACGAACTCAACAACGTCCTGAGCTATGAGATCCGCGGCCAGAACAATCTGGTGCTGCTGGACGACAAACTGCAAGTGCAGAAGGTCTACCTGCACGATGGCAACAACATCACCGGTTCCGACCAGGAGTCGAGCGAAGTGCGTGTTGAAATGCGTCGTGACCTCGTGCAACGCATGATGCTGCGCCTGCAACAACTGAGCCCAGCCCAACTGGACCAGTTGCAGCAGACCGCCGACGCCCGCGCCAAGGCAGAAGCCGACGCACTGGAAGCGGCACGCAAGGCTGAAGCGGAAACCCCGCAACAGTCGCCGATGCAAATCCCGTCTGAATAA
- the leuS gene encoding leucine--tRNA ligase: MHEHYQPREIEAAAQSFWDEQKSFEVSEQPGKETYYCLSMFPYPSGKLHMGHVRNYTIGDVISRYQRMQGKNVLQPMGWDAFGMPAENAAMKNNVAPAKWTYENIAYMKTQLRSLGLAVDWSREVTTCKPDYYRWEQWLFTRLFEKGVIYRKNGTVNWDPVDQTVLANEQVIDGRGWRSGALIEKREIPMYYFKITAYADELLESLDELTGWPEQVKTMQRNWIGKSRGMEVQFPYDVASIGEAGNLKVFTTRPDTLMGATYVAVAAEHPLATLAARNNPELQAFIAECKGGSVAEADVATQEKKGLPTSLFVEHPLTGEKLPVWVANYVLMHYGDGAVMAVPAHDERDFEFAHKYNLPIKAVVRTSAGDQTPAPWQDAYGEHGELINSGEFDGLDFPGAFDAIEVALIKKNLGASRTQFRLRDWGISRQRYWGCPIPIVHCDTCGDVPVPEDQLPVVLPEDVVPDGAGSPLARMPEFYECSCPKCGAPARRETDTMDTFVESSWYYARYASPHYEGGLVEKSAADHWLPVDQYIGGIEHAILHLLYARFFHKLMRDEGLVSSNEPFKNLLTQGMVIAETYYRREANGAYTWYNPADVELERDSKAKVISAKLIADGLPVEIGGTEKMAKSKNNGVDPQSMIDQFGADTCRLFMMFASPPDMSAEWSDSGVEGSHRFLKRVWRLAQAHVTQGLPGKLDVAGLNDEQKAVRRSIHLAIKQASHDVGQNHKFNTAIAQVMTLMNVLEKAAQGTEQDRALVHEGLEAVTLLLAPITPHISHELWNRLGHADPVIDASWPVVDETALVQDSLTLVIQVNGKLRGQIEMPAAATREEIEAAARANENVLRFVDGLTIRKVIVVPGKLVNIVAS, encoded by the coding sequence ATGCACGAACACTATCAGCCCCGTGAAATCGAAGCCGCCGCCCAGTCGTTCTGGGACGAGCAAAAGTCCTTTGAAGTCAGTGAACAGCCAGGCAAGGAGACTTACTACTGCCTGTCGATGTTCCCTTACCCCAGCGGCAAGCTACACATGGGGCATGTGCGCAACTACACCATCGGCGATGTGATCTCCCGCTACCAGCGCATGCAAGGCAAGAATGTCCTGCAACCCATGGGTTGGGACGCTTTCGGCATGCCGGCGGAAAACGCCGCGATGAAGAACAACGTGGCCCCCGCCAAGTGGACCTACGAAAACATCGCCTACATGAAGACCCAGCTGCGCAGCCTGGGCCTGGCGGTGGACTGGTCCCGCGAGGTCACCACCTGCAAGCCTGATTACTACCGCTGGGAACAATGGCTGTTCACCCGCCTGTTCGAAAAAGGTGTGATCTACCGCAAGAACGGCACCGTGAACTGGGACCCGGTGGACCAGACCGTACTGGCCAACGAGCAGGTGATCGACGGTCGCGGCTGGCGCTCCGGCGCGCTGATCGAAAAGCGCGAAATCCCGATGTACTACTTCAAGATCACCGCCTACGCGGATGAACTGCTGGAGAGTCTCGACGAGCTGACCGGCTGGCCTGAACAGGTCAAGACCATGCAGCGCAACTGGATCGGCAAGTCCCGGGGCATGGAAGTGCAGTTCCCCTACGACGTCGCCTCCATTGGCGAAGCGGGCAATCTGAAAGTCTTCACCACCCGTCCGGATACCCTGATGGGCGCTACCTATGTCGCCGTGGCCGCCGAGCATCCGCTGGCGACCCTGGCCGCCCGCAACAACCCCGAGCTGCAGGCGTTCATTGCCGAATGCAAAGGTGGCAGCGTCGCTGAAGCCGATGTCGCCACTCAAGAGAAGAAAGGCCTGCCGACCTCGCTGTTCGTCGAGCATCCGCTCACCGGCGAAAAACTCCCGGTATGGGTCGCCAACTATGTGCTGATGCACTACGGCGACGGCGCCGTCATGGCTGTTCCGGCCCACGACGAGCGCGATTTCGAATTCGCCCACAAGTACAACCTGCCGATCAAGGCCGTGGTGCGTACCAGCGCCGGTGACCAGACCCCGGCGCCATGGCAGGACGCTTATGGCGAACACGGCGAACTGATCAACTCCGGCGAGTTTGACGGCCTGGACTTCCCCGGCGCGTTCGACGCCATCGAAGTGGCCCTGATCAAGAAAAACCTCGGTGCCTCCCGCACCCAGTTCCGCCTGCGGGACTGGGGCATCAGCCGCCAACGCTACTGGGGCTGCCCGATTCCGATCGTGCACTGCGATACTTGCGGTGACGTACCGGTACCGGAAGATCAACTGCCCGTGGTCCTGCCCGAAGATGTGGTACCCGACGGCGCCGGCTCGCCCCTGGCGCGCATGCCCGAGTTCTACGAATGCAGCTGCCCGAAATGCGGCGCGCCGGCCCGGCGTGAAACCGACACCATGGACACGTTCGTCGAGTCCTCGTGGTACTACGCCCGCTACGCCTCGCCGCACTATGAAGGCGGCCTGGTGGAAAAATCCGCGGCTGACCACTGGTTGCCGGTGGATCAGTACATCGGCGGCATCGAACACGCCATTCTCCACCTGCTCTACGCGCGCTTCTTCCACAAGCTGATGCGTGACGAAGGCCTGGTGAGCTCCAACGAGCCGTTCAAGAACCTGCTGACCCAAGGCATGGTGATCGCCGAGACTTACTATCGTCGCGAAGCCAACGGTGCCTACACCTGGTACAACCCGGCCGACGTCGAACTCGAACGCGACAGCAAAGCCAAGGTCATCAGCGCCAAACTGATCGCCGACGGCCTGCCGGTGGAAATCGGCGGCACCGAGAAGATGGCCAAGTCGAAGAACAATGGCGTCGACCCGCAGTCGATGATCGACCAGTTCGGCGCCGACACCTGCCGCCTGTTCATGATGTTCGCCTCGCCACCCGACATGAGCGCGGAATGGTCCGACTCCGGCGTCGAGGGTTCGCACCGCTTCCTCAAGCGCGTCTGGCGTCTGGCTCAAGCCCACGTCACTCAGGGCCTGCCGGGTAAACTGGACGTCGCCGGCCTGAACGACGAGCAGAAAGCCGTTCGCCGTTCGATCCACCTGGCCATCAAGCAGGCCAGCCATGACGTCGGCCAGAACCACAAATTCAACACCGCCATCGCCCAGGTGATGACGCTGATGAATGTCCTGGAAAAAGCCGCGCAAGGCACCGAACAGGATCGCGCACTGGTTCACGAAGGTCTGGAAGCCGTGACGCTGCTGCTGGCTCCGATCACGCCGCACATCAGCCACGAGCTGTGGAACCGCCTGGGCCACGCTGACCCGGTGATTGACGCCAGCTGGCCGGTGGTGGACGAAACCGCGCTGGTGCAGGACAGCCTGACCCTGGTCATCCAGGTCAACGGCAAGCTGCGCGGCCAGATCGAAATGCCGGCCGCCGCCACTCGCGAAGAAATCGAAGCCGCCGCACGGGCCAATGAAAACGTGTTGCGCTTCGTCGATGGCCTGACGATCCGCAAAGTGATCGTCGTGCCCGGCAAACTGGTCAACATCGTCGCAAGCTAA
- a CDS encoding YdcF family protein, whose product MPFRYFIKQLLLPPGILLLLLVLAWWWRHSRPRLARLCFIAGVGGFWLMSLPVVVQWSAKALEREPPLPRSEWVTLAQRADAIVVLGSGRDRGDLAWGTDQPTGIGLERQRYAARLAKASGLPVLTSGGLHYGSPPSEAKLMADSMLDDFGVTVRWQEGRSRTTWENAKMSAEMLLPQGIRRVVVVTHASHMPRAVWSFERSGFEVVPAPVGFLGQDNARPLGGWMPEFKSIWQSGQLMNEAVGQVGYRLFYR is encoded by the coding sequence ATGCCGTTTCGCTATTTCATCAAACAACTTTTATTGCCGCCCGGCATTCTTTTGCTGCTGTTGGTGCTTGCCTGGTGGTGGCGCCACTCCCGGCCGCGCCTGGCTCGCCTGTGTTTCATTGCCGGGGTGGGCGGTTTCTGGCTGATGAGTTTGCCTGTGGTGGTGCAATGGAGCGCCAAGGCGTTGGAGCGCGAGCCACCGCTGCCTCGCAGCGAATGGGTGACGCTGGCGCAACGTGCCGATGCCATCGTGGTGCTTGGTTCGGGCCGCGATCGCGGTGACCTGGCCTGGGGCACCGACCAGCCCACCGGCATCGGTCTGGAGCGCCAGCGGTATGCGGCGCGACTGGCCAAGGCATCGGGATTGCCGGTGCTGACCAGCGGCGGCTTGCACTATGGCTCCCCGCCGAGTGAAGCGAAATTGATGGCCGATTCGATGCTCGATGATTTTGGTGTCACCGTGCGCTGGCAGGAAGGGCGCAGTCGCACGACCTGGGAAAACGCCAAGATGAGCGCCGAGATGTTGCTGCCGCAGGGCATCAGACGAGTCGTGGTGGTGACCCATGCGTCGCACATGCCACGGGCAGTCTGGAGTTTCGAGCGCTCGGGGTTTGAAGTGGTTCCTGCACCGGTGGGCTTTCTGGGGCAGGACAACGCCCGCCCGCTGGGCGGCTGGATGCCGGAGTTCAAGTCGATCTGGCAATCGGGGCAGTTGATGAACGAGGCGGTGGGGCAGGTGGGGTATAGGTTGTTTTATCGTTGA
- the lnt gene encoding apolipoprotein N-acyltransferase → MRWTTRPGWPGNLLAMAAGAITTLALAPFDIWPLALLAVGLFYAGLRELSPRQALGRGWCFGFGLFGAGTSWIYVSIHNFGGASVLLAGFLMLLFIAAIAWFFALPAWLWARWLRRNEAPLADALAFAALWLGQEAFRGWFLTGFPWLYSGYSQLDGPLAGLAPLGGMWLISFTLALTAALLYNAPRLIRAGRKGFIAAGVILLIGPWVAGMALKDHAWTSPSGDALSVAAIQGNIEQSMKWDPEQLNAQLALYRDMSFASKRVDLLIWPETAVPVLKESAQGYLDMMGTFAAERNSALITGVPIRQLVHQQKRYFNGITVTGEGDGTYLKQKLVPFGEYVPLQDILRGLIAFFDLPMSDFARGPADQPLLQAKGYQIAPFICYEVVYPEFAAGLSARSDLLLTISNDTWFGTSIGPLQHLQMAQMRALEAGRWMIRSTNNGVTGLINPFGQITVQIPQFERGVLYGEVVPMHGLTPYLQWRSWPLIIVCVLLLGWALMAGRMAKTV, encoded by the coding sequence ATGCGCTGGACAACCCGCCCCGGCTGGCCCGGTAACCTGCTGGCCATGGCGGCTGGCGCGATCACCACCCTGGCCCTGGCGCCGTTCGACATCTGGCCGCTGGCACTGCTGGCGGTCGGGCTGTTCTATGCCGGTCTGCGCGAGCTTTCACCGCGCCAGGCCCTCGGCCGTGGCTGGTGCTTCGGTTTCGGCCTGTTTGGCGCCGGCACCAGCTGGATCTACGTCAGCATTCACAACTTCGGCGGCGCCTCGGTGCTGCTCGCCGGTTTCTTGATGCTGCTGTTCATCGCCGCCATTGCTTGGTTTTTCGCCCTGCCCGCCTGGCTCTGGGCCCGGTGGTTGCGGCGTAACGAAGCTCCGCTGGCCGACGCCTTGGCCTTCGCCGCCCTGTGGCTGGGCCAGGAAGCCTTTCGCGGCTGGTTCCTCACCGGGTTTCCGTGGCTGTATTCCGGTTACAGCCAACTTGACGGCCCCTTGGCCGGCCTCGCGCCGCTGGGCGGGATGTGGCTGATTTCCTTCACCCTGGCCCTGACCGCCGCGCTGCTGTACAACGCGCCACGGTTGATCCGCGCCGGGCGCAAAGGCTTTATCGCAGCGGGCGTGATCCTGCTGATCGGCCCGTGGGTCGCCGGCATGGCGCTCAAAGACCATGCCTGGACCAGCCCTTCGGGTGATGCGCTGAGCGTCGCGGCGATCCAGGGCAACATCGAACAAAGCATGAAGTGGGACCCCGAGCAGCTCAACGCGCAACTGGCGTTGTACCGCGACATGAGCTTTGCCTCCAAACGGGTCGACCTGCTGATCTGGCCGGAAACAGCTGTGCCGGTGCTCAAGGAATCTGCCCAGGGCTACCTGGACATGATGGGCACCTTCGCCGCCGAGCGAAATTCGGCGCTGATTACCGGCGTTCCGATTCGCCAACTGGTGCACCAGCAGAAGCGTTACTTCAACGGCATCACCGTGACCGGTGAAGGTGACGGCACTTATCTGAAGCAAAAACTGGTGCCATTTGGCGAATATGTGCCGTTGCAGGACATTCTGCGGGGGTTGATCGCGTTCTTCGATCTCCCTATGTCGGACTTTGCCCGAGGCCCGGCCGACCAGCCTTTGCTGCAAGCCAAGGGTTACCAGATCGCGCCGTTCATCTGCTATGAAGTGGTCTACCCGGAGTTCGCCGCCGGCCTCTCGGCGCGTAGCGACCTGCTGCTGACCATCAGCAACGACACCTGGTTCGGCACCTCGATCGGCCCGTTGCAACACCTGCAAATGGCGCAGATGCGCGCCCTGGAAGCCGGTCGCTGGATGATCCGCTCCACCAACAACGGCGTCACCGGCCTGATCAACCCCTTCGGCCAGATCACCGTACAGATCCCACAATTCGAGCGTGGCGTACTGTACGGCGAAGTCGTGCCGATGCACGGGCTGACGCCCTACCTGCAATGGCGCTCGTGGCCGTTGATCATCGTGTGCGTGTTGCTGCTGGGCTGGGCGTTGATGGCGGGACGGATGGCCAAGACGGTTTAA
- a CDS encoding HlyC/CorC family transporter produces MSEDRSSNGQKSWLGKLTQAFAHEPKNRQELLELLRDAHQNKLLDSEALAIVEGAIQVADLQVRDIMVPRSQMVSIKATQTPREFLPAVVDSAHSRYPVVGESHDDVMGVLLAKDLLPLILQENGDSFNIKDLLRPATFVPESKRLNVLLREFRANHNHMAIVIDEYGGVAGLVTIEDVLEQIVGDIEDEHDVEEDSYIKPLPSGDFLIKALTPIENFNEFFDSQFSDDEFDTVGGLVMSAFGHLPKRNETTEIGSWRFRILNADSRRIHLLRLSPIAR; encoded by the coding sequence ATGAGCGAAGATCGATCGAGCAACGGGCAGAAGTCATGGCTGGGCAAGCTCACCCAGGCTTTTGCCCATGAGCCGAAAAACCGCCAGGAGCTGCTGGAGCTGCTGCGCGATGCACACCAGAACAAACTGCTGGACAGCGAAGCGCTGGCCATCGTCGAAGGCGCCATCCAGGTCGCTGACCTGCAAGTGCGGGACATCATGGTCCCCCGTTCGCAGATGGTCAGCATCAAGGCGACCCAGACACCTCGCGAATTCCTGCCCGCCGTGGTCGATTCCGCTCACTCGCGCTACCCGGTAGTCGGCGAGAGCCATGACGACGTCATGGGCGTGCTGCTGGCCAAGGATCTGCTGCCGCTGATCCTTCAGGAGAACGGCGACAGTTTCAACATCAAGGACTTGCTGCGCCCGGCCACCTTCGTGCCCGAGTCCAAGCGCCTGAACGTGCTGCTGCGTGAATTCCGCGCCAATCACAACCACATGGCCATCGTCATCGACGAATACGGCGGCGTGGCCGGGCTGGTCACCATCGAAGACGTGCTCGAGCAGATCGTCGGCGACATCGAAGACGAGCACGACGTCGAGGAAGACAGCTACATCAAACCGCTGCCCAGCGGCGACTTCCTGATCAAGGCCCTGACGCCGATCGAGAACTTCAACGAGTTTTTCGACAGTCAATTCTCCGACGATGAGTTCGACACCGTCGGCGGCCTGGTGATGAGTGCTTTCGGGCACCTGCCCAAGCGCAATGAAACCACGGAAATCGGTTCCTGGCGCTTTCGCATCCTGAACGCCGACAGCCGTCGGATTCACTTGCTGCGCCTGTCACCCATTGCCCGATAA
- the ybeY gene encoding rRNA maturation RNase YbeY, giving the protein MLELDLQLASERPAPSEAQLRQWCELALRQRSADSELTIRLVDEPEGRELNHTWRQKDYATNVLSFPADVPDELLDIPLLGDLVICIPVVEREAAEQGKTAEAHWAHLVIHGCLHLLGYDHIEDDEAEEMESLERTLLAELGHPDPYAGDEH; this is encoded by the coding sequence ATGCTTGAACTTGACCTGCAACTGGCCAGCGAACGCCCCGCTCCCAGCGAGGCTCAGTTACGCCAATGGTGCGAGCTGGCCCTGCGCCAGCGCAGCGCCGACTCGGAACTGACCATCCGCCTGGTGGACGAGCCCGAAGGCCGCGAGTTGAACCACACCTGGCGGCAGAAAGACTACGCCACCAATGTGTTGTCGTTCCCCGCCGACGTGCCCGACGAACTGCTCGACATTCCGCTGCTGGGCGATCTGGTGATCTGCATCCCGGTGGTGGAGCGCGAAGCGGCCGAACAAGGCAAGACCGCTGAGGCCCACTGGGCCCATCTGGTGATTCACGGCTGCTTGCATCTATTGGGTTACGACCATATAGAAGATGACGAGGCCGAGGAAATGGAATCGCTGGAACGAACGTTGCTTGCAGAGCTGGGTCACCCCGACCCCTACGCCGGCGACGAACACTGA
- a CDS encoding PhoH family protein has protein sequence MNAPIEPHRFILEPFEARRFANLCGQFDEHLRLIEQRLAIEIRNRGNQFELIGEPKHTSSAENLLRRLYRETKGSELSPDTVHLFLQESALEELENHAPSEPAVALRTKKGMIRPRGLNQQRYVKEILGNDINFGIGPAGTGKTYLAVACAVDALEREQVRRILLVRPAVEAGEKLGFLPGDLAQKIDPYLRPLYDALYEMLGFEYVAKLIERQVIEVAPLAYMRGRTLNNSFIILDESQNTTVEQMKMFLTRIGFGSTAVITGDITQVDLPRGTKSGLNHVIQVLKDVPGISFTHFMPKDVVRHPLVQRIVEAYERFENHQDELATAEKGNRHDA, from the coding sequence TTGAACGCACCCATCGAACCACATCGTTTCATTCTCGAGCCCTTTGAGGCTCGCCGCTTCGCCAATCTGTGCGGGCAATTCGACGAGCATCTGCGCTTGATCGAACAGCGCCTGGCCATCGAGATCCGCAACCGCGGAAACCAGTTCGAACTGATCGGCGAACCCAAGCACACCTCCTCCGCGGAAAACCTGCTGCGCCGCCTCTATCGGGAAACCAAGGGAAGCGAGCTGTCGCCGGACACCGTCCACCTGTTCCTGCAGGAGTCGGCCCTCGAAGAACTCGAGAACCACGCTCCGTCAGAACCTGCCGTGGCCTTGCGCACGAAAAAAGGCATGATTCGCCCTCGCGGCTTGAATCAGCAGCGCTACGTGAAGGAAATCCTGGGCAACGACATCAACTTCGGCATCGGTCCGGCCGGTACCGGCAAGACCTATCTGGCCGTGGCCTGCGCCGTCGATGCGCTGGAACGCGAACAGGTGCGCCGTATCCTGCTGGTGCGTCCGGCGGTTGAAGCGGGGGAAAAACTCGGTTTCCTGCCCGGCGACCTGGCCCAGAAAATCGACCCGTACTTGCGTCCGCTGTATGACGCGTTGTACGAAATGCTCGGCTTCGAATACGTCGCCAAACTGATCGAACGCCAGGTCATCGAGGTCGCGCCGCTGGCCTATATGCGTGGCCGTACGCTGAACAACAGCTTCATCATCCTCGACGAAAGCCAGAACACCACGGTCGAGCAGATGAAAATGTTCCTGACCCGGATCGGCTTCGGCTCCACCGCGGTGATCACCGGGGACATCACCCAGGTCGACCTGCCCCGCGGCACCAAATCCGGGCTGAACCATGTGATCCAGGTGCTCAAGGACGTGCCGGGCATCAGTTTCACGCATTTCATGCCCAAGGACGTCGTGCGCCATCCATTGGTGCAGCGCATCGTCGAAGCCTACGAGCGCTTCGAGAATCATCAGGATGAGCTGGCGACCGCTGAGAAGGGCAATCGCCACGATGCTTGA